The Perca fluviatilis chromosome 2, GENO_Pfluv_1.0, whole genome shotgun sequence genome includes a region encoding these proteins:
- the LOC120570773 gene encoding NLR family CARD domain-containing protein 3-like — protein MSQCEDREEGAPPSKKPTLCGDHDSQTKAQRMQQQKPGPEPSCVSMNSDWSMDRPINFKDGQAVDESLQQRPEPSCVSMKTDWSMDRPINFKVGHAADERTLDVFSRVQQESSEGLDGQSAQLHQTDLDSIFMLLEENIVTFVKNELKKIQKVLNPAYPEFLESQKKAEDVLDGEDEEQSRSSRDAFLKITLYFLRRMEQEELADCLQSCCSETRVAVCIPKFKSNLEKKFQCVLEGIAKAGNPILLNKIYTAIYITDEGTAEVNDEHEVRQIETASRKPDRPETTIRQEDIFKTPPGRDEPIRTVMTKGVAGIGKTVLTQKFTLDWAEDKANQDIQFIFPFTFRELNVLKEKKYSLVGLVHHFFSETKEAGICRFEEFQVVFIFDGLDECRLPLDFHNSEILTDVTESTSVGVILTNLIRGNLLPSARLWITTRPAAANQIPAECVDMVTEVRGFTDPQKEEYFSKRYRDKKQASRIISHIKTSRSLHIMCHIPVFCWITATVLEDVLKTREGGELPKTLTEMYIHFLVVQSKLKNIKYHGKSERDQHWSPESKKMIESLGKLAFEQLQKGNLIFYESDLTECGINIIEASVYSGVFTQIFKEERGLYQDKVFCFVHLSVQEFLAALYVHLTFINSGVNLLSEEESTPQKTETSEDGSSQFYHSAVDKALQSQNGHLDLFLRFLLGLSLQINQTLLRGLMTQTGSSSQTSQETVKYIKTKISENLSAERSINLFHCLNELNDGSLLEEIQQSLSSGSLSTDELSPAQWSALVFILLSSEKDLDVFDLKKYSPSEEALLRLLPVVKASNKALLSACNLSERSCEALSSVLSSQASSLRELDLSNNDLQDSGLKLMSPGLKGQHCRLETLSLSGCMISEEGCTSLASALSSNPSHLRELDLSYNHPGDSGVKLLSTLLEDPKNRLDTLRVDHGGPQILRPGLRKYVCELGLDTNTVHRGLKLSDNNRKVTRVREDQSYPDHPDRFDYWAQLLCRNGLSGRCYWEVERRGWVNIAVSYRGIRRRGNSEDCRFGWNDHSWSLHCSDDGYYFRHNNRRTFISSSSVSNKVGVYVDVPAGTLSFYTVSSDSLIQLHTFNTTFTQPLYPGFGIWSAGASVSLCPLQD, from the exons ATGAGTCAgtgtgaggacagagaggagggagccCCTCCCTCTAAAAAACCCACTCTGTGTGGGGACCATGACAGCCAGACCAAAGCTCAGAG GATGCAGCAGCAGAAACctggacctgaacccagctgtgtgtccatgaataGTGACTGGTCTATGGATCGTCCTATTAACTTTAAAGATGGACAAGCTGTTGATGAAAG TCTGCAGCAAagacctgaacccagctgtgtgtccatgaagacTGACTGGTCTATGGATCGTCCTATTAACTTTAAAGTTGGACATGCTGCTGATGAAAG AACACTTGATGTTTTCTCCAGAGTTCAACAGGAGAGTTCAGAGGGCCTCGATGGTCAGTCTGCCCAGCTGCATCAAACAGACctggactccatatttatg ctgctggaggagaacaTTGTCACCTTTGTGAAGAACGAGCTGAAAAAGATCCAGAAGGTTCTGAATCCAGCTTACCCAGAATTCTTAGAGAGTCAGAAGAAGGCTGAGGATGTGTTGGACggtgaggatgaagagcagagtAGGAGCAGCAGAGACGCATTTCTGAAGATCACGCTGtacttcctgaggagaatgGAGCAGGAGGAGCTGGCTGACTGTCTGCAGAGCT GTTGTTCAGAAACTCGTGTTGCAGTGTGCATCCCTAAATTCAAGTCCAACCTGGAGaagaagttccagtgtgtgttagaggggattgctaaagcaggaaacccaatCCTTCTGAATAAGATCTACACGGCAATCTATATCACAGATGAagggactgcagaggtcaatgatgaacatgaggtcagacagattgaaacagcatccagaaaaccagacagaccagaaacaacaatcagacaagaagacatttttaaaaccccacctggaagagatgaaccaatcagaacagtgatgacaaagggagtggctggcatcgggaaaacagtcttaacacagaagttcactctggactgggctgaagacaaagccaaccaggacatccagttcataTTTCCATTTactttcagagagctgaatgtgctgaaagagaaaaagtacagcttggtgggACTTGTTCATcacttctttagtgaaaccaaagaagcaggaatctgcaggttcGAAGAGTTCcaggttgtgttcatctttgacggtctggatgagtgtcgacttcctctggacttccacaactctgagatcctgactgatgttacagagtccacctcagtgggtgtcattctgacaaacctcatcagggggaatctgcttccctctgctcgcctctggataaccacacgaccagcagcagccaatcagatccctgctgagtgtgttgacatggtgacagaggtcagagggttcactgacccacagaaggaggagtacttcagtaagagatacagagacaagaagcaggccagcagaatcatctcccacatcaagacatcacgaagtctccacatcatgtgccacatcccagtcttctgctggatcactgctacagttctggaggacgtgttgaagaccagagagggaggagagctgcccaagaccctgactgagatgtacatccacttcctggtggttcagtccaaactGAAGAACATCAAATATCATGGAAAATCTGAGAGAGATCAACACTGGAGTCCAGAGAGCAAGAAGATGATtgagtctctgggaaaactggcttttgagcagctgcagaaaggcaacctgatattctatgaatcagacctgacagagtgtggcatcaATATCATAGaagcctcagtgtactcaggagtgttcacacagatctttaaagaggagagaggactgtaccaggacaaggtgttctgcttcgtccatctgagtgttcaggagttccTGGCTGCTCTTTatgtccatctgacattcatcaactctggagtcaacctgctgtcagaaGAAGAATCAACACCCCAGAAGACTGAAACCAGCGAAGATGGATCTTCACAGTTCTACCATagtgctgtggacaaggccttacagagtcaAAATGGtcacctggacttgttccttcgcttcctcctgggtctttcactgcagaTCAATCAGACTCTCCTACGAGGTCTgatgacacagacaggaagtagctcaCAGACCAGTCAGGAAACAGTTAAGTACATCAAGACGaagatcagtgagaatctatctgcagagagaagcatcaatctgttccactgtctgaatgaactgaatgatggtTCTCTACTGGAGGAGATCCAACAGTCCCtgagttcaggaagtctctccacagatgaactgtctcctgctcagtggtcagctctggtcttcatcttactgtcatcagaaaaagatctggacgtgtttgacctgaagaaatactctccTTCAGAagaggctcttctgaggctgctgccagtggtcaaagcctccaacaaagctct GTTAAGTGcttgtaacctgtcagagagaagctgtgaagctctgtcctcagttctcagctcccaggcatctagtctgagagagctggacctgagtaacaatgaCTTGCAGGATTCAGGACTGAAGCTGATGTCTCCTGGACTGAAGGGTcaacactgcagactggaaactctcag tctctCAGGCTGTAtgatctcagaggaaggctgtacttctctggcctcagctctgagctccaacccctcccatctgagagagctggacctgagctacaatcatccaggcGACTCAGGAGTGAAACTGCTTTCTACTTTACTGGAGGATCCAAAAAAcagactggacactctcag GGTGGACCATGGTGGACCGCAGATTTTGAGACCTGGTCTgaggaagt ATGTCTGTGAACTGggactggacacaaacacagtacaCAGAGGACttaaactgtctgacaacaacaggaaggtgacacgtGTGAGAGAGGATCagtcatatcctgatcatccagacagATTTGACTACTGggctcagctgctgtgtagaaatGGTCTGagtggtcgctgttactgggaagTCGAGAGGAGAGGATGGGTTAATATagcagtgagttacagaggaatcagaaggagaggaaacagtGAAGACTGTAGGTTTGGATGGAACGATCATTCCTGGAGTCTGCACTGCTCTGATGATGGTTACTATTTCAGGCACAATAACAGAAGAAcattcatctcctcctcctctgtctctaacaAAGTAGGAGTGTATGTGGACGTTCCTGCTGgcactctgtccttctacacagtctcctctgactcactgatccaactccacaccttcaacaccacattcactcaaccTCTTTATCCTGGGTTTGGGATCTGGTCCGCTGgtgcctctgtgtctctgtgtcctctgcaggACTAA